In Poecilia reticulata strain Guanapo linkage group LG11, Guppy_female_1.0+MT, whole genome shotgun sequence, the genomic stretch ttagtttattttctcttcagatTGTGTGTCAACTTTGTTACAGCAGTTCTGACACCCGGGACTTGTAACACAAGGACTATTTAAGCTCTGTGCAGAAAACTTATAATGCATctttgtttgcaaaaataagAACTATAGTGCAGAATTATACTGTGAAACAATGAAAAGTACATGTTTCATTTATCTATAATAACGACAAACGGTTGACATATTGGCATAACTGTAAATACTGTGGAAAATCCACTTCTACGTCTTATTTTGGTTTTACTAGTATTTCTTTTAGCTCTATAGAATAAACCATGGTGTACCTCAGAGAAGCTTTGACAACGGAGGTCAAAGCCATTTGTAAAAGTCAGATTGTCTGAAGTTATTTCCACAAAAATCTTCCTTACCTGTCAGTCAGATTCTAACAGAGGATagtttgcatatatttttaaacacattctGCAATAAAAAGCACATGAACGTTCACCTCCTTTTTCTCGTTCTCTTCTTTCACCCGAGTTAGACATTAACTAAAGGGTGGAACTTAGAGCGCCCAACTTTGACCACACCGCTCTTGACCATGTTTCCCAGACAGAGCGGTGAGGTTTGTGTCTAACTATGGCGAAGTCGATGTATCTGCTGTGGGGGTCCGGATCCCCTCCCTGCTGGCGCCTCATGATCACCCTGGAGGAGAAGAAACTACAGggatacaaacaaaaactgttgtCTTTTGAGAAAGAGGAGCATAAATCTAAAGAGGTTCTGGAAATCAACCCCAGAGGACAGGTAGGTGCACACCCTAAATACTGCTTGTTATAATTTTGTTCGTGATTTTAGCTGACACCACTGAGAATTTTGCTTCCGTACTTTTTCAGTTGGACTATTACTAGAGAATCCATAAATTTCTGCATAGAAACTCAAATCtcaacctaaaataaaactggttGCAATTGCTCAAATAGAGACAGGAAAAGTTGTTCATTCCATCagaatgaaaaagcaaaaatattaagtcTAATATAAATCATTAATCAGCATTAGAGATAAATTGCTTAATTTCTCCCGTGTTGATTACAAAATGTGCTCTGACCTCTGAAACACTGTCCTGGTCAGACTGTGGACAGTTGTACCAGGCTACACCACAACTCCTTTagcacagtttttattttacaaatatatggTGTTGAAGAAACAAGTACTTCATTATTACAAGTCTGATGATAATATTCTGCCTTTAATCAAGTAGCAGTGCCACAAGATGAACTTTACAAGCTAACATCATGTTAACATCTTCCTACCAGCTTCCTACCTTCAAACATGGAGAGAATATAATCAATGAGTCTGTTGGAGCGTGTTTGTACCTGGAGGTAAAGCATGGTGCACATTGAATATCATGCATGTACTGTTTGACAATAAATTTcatatgattttattgtttttgtctcctgcGGTAAAAGAATCAGTTCAAGTCTCAGGGCAACAAGCTGATCCCTGACAGTCCTGCAGAACAGGCTCTGATGTACCAACGCATGATGGAGGGTCTTTYCTTTCTTSAKAAAATGGGTAAGTTTCACTCAAACATGTGCACTTGGACGACCGTGTTAGCTCGGACAATGCTCAGGACAGAAACAGTAATATTAACTCTGGTTGATCTCTCTTAGAATTTTTTGTCTTCTACGACTTCTACGCCCCTGAAGGAGAGCGCCATGACTCTGCTCTGAAGAGACACAAGGACAATCTGGTCACTGAGCTTAAACTCTGGGAGAGCTACCTGGAGAACGTAGGTTTGAGCACCGCACACAGAAAGACACGTGGGGAAAGTCACGCGTTACGCTGACGACAttgctgttttcttctgttctggGTATCAAGGTGGCTGCAGGCCATTACCTAGCAGGAGGATTCTCCTTAGCCGATGTTGTCTTCTTTCCAAGCATTGCTTGTACCTTCGCTTATGGGTAAGTAACTAAGCTTGGTATTTGCTGGAAGACAGATCTTTCTTATCAACATCATGactttgagttgttttgtttcctttttagcTTGTCTCCAGAACGATACCCCAATCTGGCCAAGTACTACAACCTTCTGAAGGACAGACCCAGCATCAAAGCTACTTGGCCCCCAAAGTGGTTCCAATTCGAACAAAGATCTGAATGCCTGAAGGAGATCTGAATGCCAAAAACCGACAAGGTCTTCGTtcctaattttttattttttttataataaacttaataaatataattactaTAATTTCTTCACATAGGTAGATCaccacattttctcatttgtgGATAATGTATTAGGTTAAATGTGTGAGAGTGGACTATAAGGTTGAACTCAGATGATTAAAAAATGCGACTAATCATTTCTTAATAACTAAATTGATGCCATGTTTTATGACTTGTCTAGtcttcaataaataaagtttttttcccccccaacataGTTTATTAATGTTGTCTGCTATTAAAATACCTTTGATCatcaaaaaatatgacaaaatagcAAAAGCGTAAGATATGAGGTACTTGTGTGAGAGCATGGAAAAGCTGGATTAGACATAGATTAATTCCTAAAAAAATAGCTATAAATATTCCATTAGCATGACAATGCCAACATTGCTAATCTTTTGTAAATCCAAAGATGATTTACACTCTGTTCAGAAAACTTATAATGCATCTTTGTTTCCACGTTTGCAAAAATAACTATCGTTCTGAATTATAGtatgaaacaaagcaaagtacGTGTTTCAATTTTCCGTTAATACAGAAGAATTGGACAAAGTGACAATTCAAAGCAAGCATGTGGTCATTTTATGCATCTTGCTGTGGTATttgattacatttgtttttgtcttgaacttattttatttattttcaatgccCCAAGATGGCATTATAATAGATAATATCAATTCTTTCAAGGAGTGTTCAAGTTGCCTTGTTTGAGTACTGTGGAACAGGGCAGGCAGGACAGGTCTTGTTTTGTGGCGTGACTGTTTGTCCTCATCTCGTATGTAAAGTTCGTCTACTGCTCCGACTTCCAACACGGCCTGAACGCAGCATTGACCTCTCGAGATGCAGTTACCTCTCTGTGCCACTGGGTGGCAacagaaattgttttgttttttttccccgtggGTTTATAAATCGAAGACAGAAGAAGAATTCCACCTCAGTGCGTGTGGTGCACAGACAGACTGTTGCTAAAGTTTGTCGAAAGCGCGACTTTGAAGCTCTTGAACCTGAAATCATGGCCCAGGACATGACTCTGCTGTGGGGCTCCGGCTCGCCTCCCTGCTGGAGGGTCATGATCGCCCTGGAGGAGAAGAAGCTGCAGGGCTACAACAGCAGACTGCTGTCCTTCGACAAAATGGAGCACAAGTCCCAACAAGTGCTCGATATTAATCCCAGGGGGCAGGTAGGTTGAAGTTTCTGCAAAGTAATCCTGCACTGAAACGGATATTTGCAGACTAATGTTCCCGAATCACTCTGCCTtgattgcattaaaataaaataaaataaaacaaaaagccgAAATACTCCTCTtcaatgctttgtttttatagtaaaattTCGGGTATAAAAATCAAAGgatgtgattattttattagtttcagGAGTGGTAGTCACACCCAGCTGCATTAAATTTACTACAGCATTTAAACGCCTCCCTTTAGCTCAGCTGCGTGTCAGGCCTCTTGCATAATAACGGTTCTGATTGTTTCATAACCCTGAATgaaggaatgaaggaaggaaggcCTGTCTGTCTGCCGCTTCAGCCAAGTCACACAGTTCACCCACTGAATAGCAATGAAGCCTCAACTTGAATATAGTTCTTCTTTTATACCGCAAGATTCATAAGTACATTTTACACATTGCAGAACAACTTGTTGCAGGAAAGGCTTataatgttttacatgttaGTCAAATTTCCAAAAGAACTCGTCAGAAAAGTTTTCAGTAGAACCGATTCAACTTTTCAATGTTTACAGAAAGTAAGAAATGTGCAgaattctttattttctgttgttgcttTAGAAGTGTGCATAAAGCTTTCTAATAATATTCCTCTCTTTTTATTGCCTGGAATAAACGCAACAGAGACTACTGGTGTGCAATGTGAAGAAATTCAGTTTGAATGCTTTCTCAAATGCACACCTAAGAGCTACATtgtgaaataatgttttgtttcaagCCGTAACAATCATTGTCAGCGTTTATCTTTTTCAACTTGCTTTATACAATGGCACTGTGTTTATAATTGCAACAAAATAAGAATGGCTTAAGAAAAACCTCAACGGtgcagtcaaagtccagactaaGGCTGAAACGATTGATtgaattaattgattattgaaataatcgtcaaaaaaaaaaatcaggaatggattaatcattaactggagtgtatagactaaaaataaaagccatctgctgaaagaacacactctgtaattaaacaaaaactgtacaaaacttttaaaaaatgttttatttatatacactgctcaaaaaaataaaggaaacactttaacatttaagtgaacactgaagtgttccctttatttttttgagcagtatatataagGAAACTTTTTTGTTCAACCCATAACCCTTCGAGTAAGATAAGTGTAGCTGCACCTCGCTCAAATTCTGTGAAAAGCAAACAATTGTAATccttctatttattttcttttctcatgtCATTTCCTTATTTTCCTCCAGGTTCCATCATTCAAACACGGAGATATTATTGTTAATGAATCCTATGCAGCCTGCTTTTACCTGGAGGTGAGGAAGCCAGTCTGCAAGCAGCAATCTACACAATTGCATGCGACtaggggagaaaataaaaataaaaatcatgattgttttgttttgcagagtcGGTTTAAATCCCAAGGAGCCAAGCTGATCCCAGACGGACCCGAGGAGCAAGCGCTGATGTACCAGCGCATGTTTGAGGGCCTCTCGCTCTACGATAAACTGGGTAGGATGAACACGAGTCGGGGTTGTTCCGTAGAAGTGGGCGAACGCTCGTTACGGACGTGGTCACGAGCCCGTCTAACGGGTCAAAACCCTGCTAATTTCTCCTCCTTCCAGGTGCGGTCATCTTCTACGACTACTACGTTCCCGAAGGGGAGCGGCTGGAGTCGGCTCTGAAGAGAAACAAGGAGACCCTGGTCACTGAGCTCAAACTCTGGGAGGGTTACCTGGAGAAGGTCTGGGGAACGACTCAACCAACGTAAAGCAGCTAAACGAGTTCTGCTGCAGTCTCACTGGCTCTTTGTTCTCTCCACTCCTCCTTCTGTAGCTGGGCTCTGGTTCTTACCTGGCTGGAAAGGCTTTCACAATGACAGACGTGGTTGTTTTTCCAACTGTTGCTACTGCCTTCAGATTTGGGTAAGAACAAGCAACATTCCTTCTTTTGTTCtccgttttttttccccctagcTTGTGAACATCAGTTATGACTCTAAGGCTGCGGTAAACGATGATTTTAGTAAACTATTgattttattctgatgattgagttatcaaataaaaaatctgatcacGTTAAATATTGGTAAATGCTGTCATAACAGCAGATATAAATATTGGcccaaaatgtttaaatctgcGCATCCCTAACTTACTTTTCTGTTGCAAGATCCCGCCTCCCCAGCTCGCTCCTGGAGGGTGAAAAACTGCTCGACAACGATGACTACCATTGGTTTTAGTTGTCAACATATTGCACTAACTCTTAAATGTACACATAACACATAAAGGAAAGAGGGACGCAGTGCCTTGCTGCTAGTTTTCAAACTATGACGAGAGAGAGAattagctatgctagcttgactatgacaacactggcatgtagatgtgctgtggaatttggtgtttcggttcagttaaaaaataagatcagtagagcaggtgtttaaatgagctaatctGCCACTGCAGCAATCggttattaataatcgcaaaaataaacatcaggcCTGACAACGTAATACTGTAACAGATTGAATGTTCTGaactttgtgtgggaaatgtttggcCGTTTCTTGTTGAACCCTGATGCATTTGTAgcgttgtcagtcagttgctatagCAACAAGTCTCTTTGCCCTGCAGCCTTGTGCGCATGTGtgaaatttcactttttaagaTAACCTGGACACAAAAATTgaaattgcataaaaataatttgactcAATGTTTTTCTTGCCTGTCTCCGTTTGATCTGCAGGCTCTCTGCTGAGCGTTACCCCAAACTGGGGGCGTACCACGCTCTGATGAAGGAGAGGCCCAGCATCAAGGCCAGCTGGCCTCCTCATTGGCTGGAGAACCCCAAGGGACAAGACACCCTGAAGGACATCTGAGCCGGACCTTGTCCAGTCACACACAAGAAGCCTTGTAGTTCAACTCTAAATCAGATCCTCTAATAACCAAGAATGACTAACacaaaagtcagattttgtTCTCTGAAAGGTCAAAAAGTTTCAAAGATGGCGTCTtctgaactgttgttttttttttttgacagaagaTGATTTTAGTTTCTGCTCAGTTTGCCGGTGCCGTTTGTTGGTCTCCGTCCACTAAAGCTGCATCTCTAACAATCTGTTCTCACTTctgcatagaaaaaaaaacgtgtaaCCAAGTGTCTAACAATTTCCTTCTTCCCACAAGTTAGTTCTGCTTCAGGTTTTCTACACAACAATTTGAGGCTAGCCAAAGAAATGTtgcactataaaaaaaaaaacaaacattgggGCCATGATTGTGGAATAGGTCAAATAAGGTCGGTGTGTTTAAAGGCGTTCAAAGTATGACTGTAAGAGATAAAAATGTCCTGTTGCAGGAGATCCATGTTATCTGGTTTTATCATTTGAAAATCATTGTCAGAAACTGGTTTGCGCTTCCCAAAGGTGGCTCAAATGTCACATGCTGCAATGACTTTGCATAAATCAGTCCTTTAAAAATTGCGTCCTTTGCATAATTTTGCATTTCATGTCCAGCTCTCAGACCATCTGAGACCCAGCTGTGTGCTGTATGTAGGTCAGTGTTTGTCTCATTaaaatgtgagtgtgtgtcgCCTCCATTGAACGAGTCTTTTCTCAGCGTAAAACATGACATCATATCCTGCACGTTTGGAtaaactgacatgtttttggGTATTTCCTGGTTTGTTTTTCGCCCGTGAGCCTCTGATTGAACGTGACGTTTACTAGCTTAATAAAATCGATTGACAGAACCATCATGTCTAagaatattttgagttttaaaaggGTTCCGGTGCGTTCTTGCAAAGTTTGCTTTCATCACTTTTAGCTTCGCAGGACGTTAAATGATTTTCAGAATGTAGTCCCcctatttaaagaaaaaaaaaatcctttttagattgttttctaatacattttattttgttttacattagaaataacatttttacacaaaagtaTTTGTGTAAAAGCATTAAAGAATCTACAGTGTATCCAGCAAGTATTCACAccaattcacttttttttttcttttccactttttattttacatccaTATCCCAAATTGTTATAACCCAACATTCCCgtagcataatgctgccactaccatgtcaTAGGGATGCTGGAGATGATCACCAGCCCCAATGTCTCCATTGTGTCTTATGGTTAGTGGAACTTAACTCATTCCAGGGTTAAATGGTTCCCTCTCTAAAATGTAGATGGGCGAGATTGAAAATGTCTGGCAGTGGAAATGAAGTGGAAATTTACACAATAAATTGCAAACTTgctttatagttttttttattttttataacagaGAAAACGTGTAGTAAAGAGAAAAATCCTTCACCGTACTTGGTCAATTCTGGTTATTTCACATGATGCCAGATGAATTTGGCAAGTGTGGCACAACTGGTTGCCAGTTGATGTGCAACTTTTTGTGTTTAAGAATAGCAGGAACCGGCCTTTCTACAggtttttaaagcagaacaaGTCCTTTCAAAGcagccttaaaaaaaacaacaaaacttgaGGTCAAAATGTGTGTCTGTGAAACAGCAGATGTTCTACAGGTGCACAACGTTTTTATCAGGTTCAGGTAGATGCTAGATCTTGTATATAAAGGACATagataagcaacaaaaaaaaagcttgacgGCAGCAACTCCAAACTGACTTTTACTTCAAAATGGAAGCGGTCAGTTTCTGTATCAGCTCTGGTGAATCCTGAAGTAAATTTGGCCTCTCTATGGTCAATAACCcaagttattaaaacaaatattgctaGATAAAAGCAGGTTTCAAATATTCCACTTGACTTTTTCTCCAAATTGAGAGCTTGATGATGGTGAGGTAAGACATTGCAAAATAACAGGCGCTGTATGTTGCTTGTATGGGCAACAAATtctcaaaatgtttaacttaGTATTtgtatttcaatgtatttcaaaGTAAGAGCTGCAGTATAATCAATACCCACACATGCTTGACGTGAGATTGTGTGTGCTTGGTAGTTGTAAAGGTATTTAAGACTTTCCTAACTTCAGCTCAACAATTGAACACACCACCAAAAAATTACCCTCAagttcattttccattttatgcTACTTATCTTCCAATGCATTGTCTTGTTTTCTGCAggcatagttttatttttacacattttaactgATTGACTCATAGTGTATCAATATTTGATCTTCCCTACCATTCAGACACTCCATTAGCTTAAAGTTACTTTCAGGTCCAAATGGCACATTGTGAGAAAAATGGCCAATGGTCTTTGCATGATGGGAGAGAACTTCCTCAAAATAACACTTTGATTCAGCTAAACCCTCACAACTACAGCAAAGACTGTTTATTTAGATAAGTGGGACTTTCAGCCGCTTCCTTTCACTGTTGCCACATTTCACACAGTATAAACTTTTAAACCCTGGGTAGGGTGCTGGTCTGGTAGGTCTCCCAAGACACTGTTCTCCGGACTTTTGCATCACTTGCCaaataaattttcactttataaaCTCAAATTCAAGCTGGAAAGTTCATATCACTAACTCTGTCTTGTTTAGCCATTAAGTTGCTAGAGTATtgttctattttctttttttttttttttacaatattgaCTTTGGTCATCCAGCCATAGAAAATAACCTGCTTAGATAACCCTATGATGGCAAGCTACTGAGCggtaataataattttatcgTGTGGCTACAACAGAGTGATTTTCGTCACATGCGTATGCAACAATAAACTTTTATTGCTGGCTTTCATCTTTGGGTTTTTGTTCAAAGTTCACCCAACATCACAGAACTTCAAGAGAAGGCGTCGGGCGAACACGATCGTTTGGCCTAACGAACGGAGGGGTTTGTTTATCCGTTTGGTTTGTGTCGGTCGTCTTTGACGATTGGATGAGACGTTTTCAAACCCTCCAATCCAGTAGTAGGTTATAAGAAACAAACTGCTCTGGACAGAGCATTTACTGTCACAGCTCCGTTCAGCTCTCTCTGAAACTATGGCCAAGAACATGACTCTGCTGTGGGGCTCCGGCTCGCCGCCCTGCTGGAGGGTCATGATCGCCCTGGAGGAGAAAGGCCTGCAGGGCTACAACAGCAGACTGCTGTCCTTCGACAAAGAGGAGATCAAGTCTCAGGAAGTGTTTAATATCAATCCAAGGGGTCAGGTAGGGAGAAAAGCACACTCATGAACAAGATGTGTGGCCAGTAGCAGATGTATGTAGCTGTAGTGAAGGTCAGGACGGTCACATGACGGTGTGTGTTAAGGATTCAGCAGAGAGTGGTTCTTGACGGTCGTTTTCCTGAATAACGGATGAATTACTAGCTTTAGCACTTTCAGTTCTGAGCTTATtctaaatcaacattttatacTGTGAGGtcaaataatgaataaattgaATTTGTTTGCCAACAGAGCGGATCACAAAACTCAAACTAAAGTGCTACAGAAAGTActactgtttttgctttttttttttttttttttttacacgtttcCAATCATGAAGCAAATTATAATatgaaagatattttttaaatttatttcgaacagacaaAAGGTAGATATTTAAGaccactcttctttgcagagtAGTTTAAATTTGAAAGCGTTTTTAGGGTTCTGCCGTAGCACCATATATGATTCAAGTCGTtactttgattaggccacttGAAAGAGCAGAATTCATGTCGTGTTTTTGTCAATTGTAGCCATCCATATAGCAAAGCTGACCCAAATCATCACACTACCACCCCCATGTTgaactttttctaaaaaaaagtaagaaaattgGTCAATTTTACACCTGAGATACCTGGACCTTCTGCAAAGTTACACTTTGTTTATTCAcaccacaaaatatttttccaaaagtcaGTTTTTTACATACAGTAAAGTTGGCTTgaatagctttttttaattttaattttattataaatacattaattctgtttgttttttatttgaaaatgaacacacacacacacacaaaaagatttCTTATTGATAACCATTAGCTTCACTTTAGTAAATCCTTTAATAACCcgaatgtctttttcttttcttcttcttttaggtGCCGTCTTTTAAACATGGAGACGTGATTGTCAACGAATCCTACGCAGCCTGTTTTTACCTGGAGGTGATGGAGCCGCTTCGCCAACTAAAGCTTGAATCAGAAACAAACGCAGATGTGTACACTGACTGAGGACAACTCAACATGGCGAGTATTTAATATGACatatgctcttttttttcctccgtttTTGCCAGAGCCAGTTTAAGTCTCAAGGAACGAAGCTGATCCCAGACAGCACTGAGGAACAAGCGCTGATGTACCAACGCATGTTTGAGGGCCTCACTTTCTACGACAAACTGAGTAAGAAAACCAGTCAGAATTAAGCATTTGCCCAAATCTTTTTATACGTTTCACCCTTGGTTCTAAAGCTGCTGAACACACTCTCCACACTATTTATCTGCAGGATAAAGAGTTgagaaatggcttttttttagtttcctgTAGCAGCTagtgctaatgctagcttgtaaaacagaaaaaaaccccaatgaGTTTCAGCTGTATTTTTCACTTATGTACCACAGCTGGAACATTTTTTGCCAGCTCCTCTGCTTCTAAATATAAAAGCTGTTCTTTGCTGTTGCTTCAGTTTCTGTTGCATCATTTTGTTGTAACTATGCAGGCGCCACAAGGGAGAATCAGCTAAAGTCTCAGAACAGCCATATGCTTCTGTCCCTACTTATAGGATTAGTTCAGGATTGTTTTGAATAAAGAGTTGTCAGAAATTTATTGTTAACCTGTCGTGGATAACTCTTATAAAGTATAACTCAGAATAAATTGGGTCctggttttaaacttttttgttttgttttttttgctaaggCAATTTCCAAATTGAAATCCC encodes the following:
- the LOC103472115 gene encoding glutathione S-transferase A-like; the protein is MAKSMYLLWGSGSPPCWRLMITLEEKKLQGYKQKLLSFEKEEHKSKEVLEINPRGQLPTFKHGENIINESVGACLYLENQFKSQGNKLIPDSPAEQALMYQRMMEGLXFLXKMEFFVFYDFYAPEGERHDSALKRHKDNLVTELKLWESYLENVAAGHYLAGGFSLADVVFFPSIACTFAYGLSPERYPNLAKYYNLLKDRPSIKATWPPKWFQFEQRSECLKEI
- the LOC103472116 gene encoding glutathione S-transferase A-like; translation: MAQDMTLLWGSGSPPCWRVMIALEEKKLQGYNSRLLSFDKMEHKSQQVLDINPRGQVPSFKHGDIIVNESYAACFYLESRFKSQGAKLIPDGPEEQALMYQRMFEGLSLYDKLGAVIFYDYYVPEGERLESALKRNKETLVTELKLWEGYLEKLGSGSYLAGKAFTMTDVVVFPTVATAFRFGLSAERYPKLGAYHALMKERPSIKASWPPHWLENPKGQDTLKDI
- the LOC103472117 gene encoding glutathione S-transferase A-like; this encodes MAKNMTLLWGSGSPPCWRVMIALEEKGLQGYNSRLLSFDKEEIKSQEVFNINPRGQVPSFKHGDVIVNESYAACFYLESQFKSQGTKLIPDSTEEQALMYQRMFEGLTFYDKLTAVIFYEYYVPEDERLASAVKRHKEALSAELKLWEGYLHKTGSGSNLAGKSFTLADVVIFPTVATLFRFGLSEKRYPRLGEYYALLRERPSIKASWPPHWLENTKGQDTLNDI